One region of Carya illinoinensis cultivar Pawnee chromosome 8, C.illinoinensisPawnee_v1, whole genome shotgun sequence genomic DNA includes:
- the LOC122318518 gene encoding subtilisin-like protease SBT2.6 gives MWVSELGCAVLVLFTVLTIGKAEIYIATIEGEPIISYKGGVDGFEAIAVESDEKIDTTSEMVTSYARHLEKKHDMLLGMLFEHGTYKKLYSYRHLINGFAVHISPEQAEILRRAPGVRSVERDWKVRKLTIHTPQFLGLPTGVWPTGGGFDKAGENIVIGFVDSGIYPHHPSFATHNTEPYGPVPKYRGKCELDPDTKRDFCNGKIIGAQHFAEAAIAAGQFNPFVDFASPMDGDGHGSHTAAIAAGNNGIPVRMHGHEFGKASGMAPRARIAVYKALYRYFGGYVADVVAAIDQAVYDGVDILNLSVGPNSPPADTKITFLNPFDATLLSAVKAGVFVAQAAGNGGPFSKTLVSYSPWIASVAAAIDDRRYKNHLTLGNGKILAGLGLSPATDPNKSFTLVAANDVLLDSSVRKYSPTDCQRPEVLNKNLVQGNILLCGYSFNFVVGSASIKKVAETAKSLGAIGFVLAVENVSPGTKFDPVPIGIPGILITDVSKSSDLIDYYNISTPRDWTGRVRSFKATGSIGDGLMPILHKSAPQVALFSARGPNIKDFSFQDADLLKPDILAPGSLIWAAWSPNGTDEANYVGEGFALVSGTSMAAPHIAGIAALVKQKHPHWSPAAIKSALMTTSTTLDRAGRPLQAQQNSDKEVMTFVTATPFDYGSGHVNPRAALDPGLIFDAGYEDYLGFLCTTPGIDARVIKNYTSSPCNYTMGHPWNLNTPSITVSHLVRTQTVTRTVTNVAEEETYVIRTRMAPAIAIEASPRAMTLLPGASRKFSVTLTVRSVTGTYSFGEVLMQGSRGHKVRIPVVAMGYRR, from the exons ATGTGGGTATCGGAGCTTGGGTGCGCTGTCCTAGTGCTATTTACTGTCTTGACTATTGGGAAGGCGGAGATTTACATAGCTACAATCGAAGGAGAGCCTATCATAAGTTACAAAGGTGGGGTTGACGGTTTTGAAGCCATAGCTGTGGAATCCGATGAGAAGATTGACACCACCAG TGAAATGGTTACATCCTACGCACGTCACCTTGAAAAGAAACATGATATGCTTCTTGGGATGCTGTTTGAGCATGGGACCTACAAGAAGCTCTATAGCTATCGACATCTTATAAATGGTTTTGCAGTTCACATTTCCCCTGAGCAG GCAGAAATCCTGAGACGTGCACCTGGTGTGAGATCTGTGGAGAGAGATTGGAAGGTGAGGAAACTTACAATACATACCCCACAGTTTTTGGGGCTTCCAACAGGAGTATGGCCAACAGGTGGTGGCTTTGATAAGGCTGGAGAAAACATTGTAATTGGATTTGTGGACTCAGGGATCTATCCCCACCATCCAAGCTTTGCGACCCATAATACTGAGCCATATGGACCTGTGCCAAAGTACAGAGGAAAATGTGAACTTGATCCTGACACTAAGAGGGATTTCTGCAATGGGAAGATTATTGGAGCACAGCATTTTGCTGAAGCTGCCATAGCTGCAGGGCAATTTAACCCTTTTGTTGATTTTGCTTCTCCTATGGATGGCGATGGACATGGAAG TCACACAGCAGCTATTGCAGCTGGAAATAATGGAATACCTGTTAGAATGCATGGCCATGAATTTGGTAAGGCAAGTGGAATGGCTCCCCGTGCCAG GATTGCTGTGTACAAGGCACTCTACAGGTATTTTGGAGGGTATGTTGCGGATGTAGTTGCTGCAATCGATCAG GCTGTTTATGATGGGGTGGATATACTCAACCTCTCAGTAGGGCCAAACAGTCCTCCAGCAGACACCAAGATCACATTTTTAAATCCTTTTGATGCTACACTTCTTTCAGCTGTGAAAGCTGGTGTATTTGTGGCACAGGCAGCTGGAAATGGAGGCCCTTTTTCTAAAACTTTGGTTTCTTACAGCCCATGGATAGCATCTGTGGCAGCTGCAATTGATGATCGCAGATACAAAAACCATTTGACTCTTGGAAATGGAAAAATTCTAGCTGGGCTTGGGTTATCTC CTGCTACGGATCCGAATAAATCATTTACCTTGGTTGCTGCAAATGATGTACTGTTGGATTCTTCAGTTAGGAAGTACAGCCCCACAGACTGCCAGAGACCTGAGGTCCTAAACAAGAACTTGGTTCAGGGGAATATTCTTCTTTGTGGCTATTCCTTTAACTTTGTTGTTGGTAGCGCATCGATCAAGAAAGTCGCCGAAACAGCCAAGAGCCTTGGTGCCATTGGCTTTGTTTTAGCTGTGGAAAATGTTTCTCCAGGGACAAAATTTGATCCTGTTCCCATTGGCATTCCTGGGATTCTTATCACAGATGTTAGCAAGTCATCG GATCTTATAGACTATTACAACATCTCTACTCCAAGAGATTGGACTGGAAGAGTGAGGAGCTTCAAAGCCACTGGTAGCATTGGGGATGGGCTGATGCCTATACTCCATAAATCCGCACCCCAGGTGGCATTGTTTTCTGCTCGAGGGCCCAACATAAAAGATTTCAGCTTCCAAGATGCAGATCTTCTCAAACCAGACATCCTAGCTCCTGGTTCTCTTATTTGGGCTGCTTGGTCTCCAAATGGCACGGATGAGGCTAACTATGTTG GAGAGGGATTTGCCTTGGTATCTGGAACTAGCATGGCTGCACCGCATATAGCAGGAATAGCTGCTCTTGTAAAGCAGAAGCACCCTCATTGGAGCCCTGCTGCCATCAAGTCAGCCTTGATGACAACTTCAACAACGTTGGACAGAGCAGGAAGGCCTCTCCAAGCACAGCAAAATTCTGATAAAGAAGTCATGACGTTTGTCACTGCTACACCTTTTGATTATGGCAGTGGCCATGTCAATCCAAGAGCTGCTCTCGACCCTGGACttatttttgatgcag GATACGAGGATTACTTAGGGTTCCTATGCACGACCCCTGGAATCGATGCTCGTGTTATAAAGAACTACACAAGCTCGCCCTGCAACTACACCATGGGCCACCCATGGAACCTCAACACTCCATCAATCACAGTCTCCCATCTTGTTAGAACTCAAACTGTTACTCGCACAGTCACGAATGTAGCCGAGGAAGAAACCTATGTAATCAGAACCAGAATGGCACCAGCCATTGCCATTGAAGCCAGCCCTCGAGCAATGACTCTACTTCCCGGTGCTTCACGAAAATTCTCAGTGACTCTCACTGTCAGGTCAGTGACTGGAACATACAGTTTCGGAGAGGTTTTAATGCAAGGCAGCCGAGGGCACAAGGTGAGGATCCCAGTGGTAGCTATGGGATACCGAAGATAG
- the LOC122318520 gene encoding uncharacterized protein LOC122318520 — MGDPSFFDRMISDLRARCKYYTGYPKDLGPSRVIHFTSEREFVQLLHEGHPVVVAFTIRGNYTKHLDKVLEEAAAEFYPNVKFMRVECPKYPGFCITRQRTEYPFVEIFHSPEQASSQGRAADPNVTKYSVKVLPFNYDPSAYGFREFFKRHGIRASEVK, encoded by the exons ATGGGAGATCCTTCATTTTTTGATCGAATGATCAGCGATCTCCGCGCAAGATGCAA GTACTATACTGGTTATCCAAAGGATCTTGGGCCATCACGGGTCATTCATTTTACCTCAGAACGTGAGTTTGTTCAGCTGCTTCATGAAGGTCATCCTGTTGTTGTTGCTTTTACCATCAG GGGTAATTACACAAAACATCTCGACAAAGTACTAGAAGAAGCTGCAGCCGAGTTTTATCCAAATGTTAAATTTATGCGC gttgagtgtccaaaataTCCTGGGTTCTGCATAACGCGACAGAGGACGGAATATCCATTCGTTGAAATTTTTCATAGTCCAGAACAG GCATCTAGCCAGGGGAGGGCTGCTGATCCAAATGTTACAAAATACTCAGTGAAGGTTCTTCCT TTCAATTACGACCCCAGTGCCTATGGATTCAGAGAATTCTTCAAGCGCCATGGAATACGGGCATCAGAGGTGAAATAA
- the LOC122318521 gene encoding oxysterol-binding protein-related protein 4B: MNKTSCERSYARLNKLIGLPVPPYKDFHLTSQQNHPEIVLPASSLNRSHARTHNLCTLQRSLFSTAVSLYVPTAKSLQMVTGAGNDESRIVLTKPVTLEGESDIDYTAPNPLQLVLSLFKNVMPGSDLSRFQLPPTFNIPKSQLQCFGESVYCIATDMLSRCNGGKSPHDRFIAVTAWSISTLRPVMFGVAPYNPILGETHHVSSGNLNVLLEQVSHHPPVSALHATDEKENVELIWCHHPSPKFHGTSVEAEVLGKRQLKLLNHRETYVMNSLNLLIRFLPGPRTDWVGKVKIQCQETGLEAELCFRSNSFLWCRGNHRSVKGKILDSSSLQTLYEIDGHWDRTVGVKDISNGKLTIIYNAKEVISGLNAPIVKDPKEVWPSESAIVWSDVSQSILSKDWEKAREAKKVVEEKQRELLRERDSRGETWIPKHFTVSHSKEGGWDCSPIQKWVPPAPIVVPL; encoded by the exons ATGAATAAGACATCATGTGAACGAAGTTATGCCCGACTAAACAAATTAATTGGCCTCCCCGTACCGCCCTATAAAGATTTCCATTTGACCTCACAGCAAAACCACCCAGAAATTGTCCTCCCTGCGAGTAGTCTCAATCGATCGCACGCACGCACGCACAATCTCTGCACGCTACAACGAAGCCTCTTCAGTACTGCAGTTTCCCTCTACGTACCGACGGCCAAGTCTCTTCAAATG GTCACCGGAGCTGGGAATGATGAGAGCCGGATTGTTCTGACAAAACCGGTGACATTGGAGGGGGAATCAGATATTGATTACACAGCTCCTAATCCTCTCCAGCTCGTTTTGAGTCTCTTCAAAAATGTCATGCCAGGATCAGACCTCTCACGCTTTCAG CTGCCCCCTACCTTCAACATTCCAAAGTCACAACTTCAGTGTTTTGGCGAATCGGTGTATTGCATTGCTACTGATATGTTGAGCAGGTGCAACGGCGGCAAGAGCCCCCATGACAGATTCATAGCCGTTACAGCCTGGAGCATTTCCACACTGCGTCCTGTGATGTTCGGTGTGGCTCCTTATAATCCCATTCTTGGAGAGACGCACCATGTTTCAAGTGGGAATCTCAATGTTCTTCTTGAACag GTTTCACACCACCCACCAGTATCTGCACTCCATGCAACCgatgagaaagaaaatgttgaattgattTGGTGTCATCATCCTTCTCCCAAATTCCATG GTACTTCAGTGGAAGCTGAGGTGCTGGGCAAAAGGCAGCTGAAGCTACTAAATCATCGAGAAACCTATGTAATGAACTCACTGAATCTATTGATCAGATTCCTTCCAGGTCCTAGGACAGATTGGGTTGGTAAGGTCAAAATCCAGTGTCAAGAAACTGGGCTGGAAGCTGAGTTGTGTTTTAGGAGCAATTCTTTTCTATGGTGCAGAGGAAATCATCGATCTGTTAAGGGGAAGATATTGGACTCATCATCCTTGCAGACTCTTTATGAGATTGATGGTCACTGGGATAG AACTGTCGGAGTGAAGGACATCAGTAATggaaaattaacaattatatacAATGCAAAAGAAGTCATTTCAGGATTGAATGCTCCAATTGTCAAGGATCCAAAG GAAGTGTGGCCAAGTGAATCAGCCATCGTGTGGAGTGATGTGAGCCAGAGCATCCTGAGCAAAGATTGGGAGAAAGCAAGAGAAGCAAAGAAGGTGGTTGAGGAGAAACAGAGGGAgctattgagagagagagattcaagaGGGGAAACTTGGATTCCTAAGCATTTTACAGTTTCTCATAGCAAGGAAGGTGGGTGGGACTGCTCACCTATTCAAAAGTGGGTCCCACCAGCACCCATAGTCGTGCCCCTTTGA
- the LOC122318709 gene encoding uncharacterized protein LOC122318709, translating into MGACFSCRSSPALEGIRVVHLNGYVENFEHPVSVSQVTGKPAKHFVCTPSQLLSTRTTTTGSKLLKPDAQLELGQIYLMLPFSALQAEISPMDLACVVKKLTAVAKTSRCEAKSPRDSPLASPYGSTPVLNSPSRSPHRFVEPEAAMTPSDTQRSSRARSWKPILNTIREKSFNRGSESDLQEKHSEMVQ; encoded by the coding sequence ATGGGTGCTTGTTTTTCTTGCAGATCATCACCGGCATTGGAAGGCATAAGAGTGGTTCACTTGAATGGTTATGTGGAGAACTTTGAACATCCTGTTTCAGTTAGCCAAGTCACTGGCAAGCCTGCAAAGCACTTCGTATGCACCCCATCTCAGCTTCTATCCACCAGGACCACCACCACTGGCTCCAAACTGCTAAAGCCTGATGCCCAACTTGAACTAGGCCAAATCTATTTAATGCTACCATTCTCAGCATTACAAGCTGAGATTTCCCCTATGGATTTGGCCTGTGTAGTGAAGAAGCTAACCGCGGTAGCGAAAACTAGCCGGTGTGAGGCTAAATCTCCCCGAGATAGTCCCTTGGCGAGTCCATATGGCTCAACCCCTGTATTGAATTCACCATCTAGAAGTCCTCACCGGTTTGTGGAGCCAGAGGCAGCCATGACACCTTCCGATACACAGAGGTCATCTAGAGCTCGGTCTTGGAAGCCTATATTGAACACCATTAGAGAGAAGTCGTTCAATCGTGGAAGTGAGTCAGACTTGCAAGAAAAGCATTCGGAGATGGTCCAATAG